Proteins encoded within one genomic window of Procambarus clarkii isolate CNS0578487 chromosome 31, FALCON_Pclarkii_2.0, whole genome shotgun sequence:
- the LOC138370112 gene encoding uncharacterized protein, whose translation MDAAGTSRIRRIDTVRLDFSANVHWPVVEVALLHVLRVDVLELLGLEKLSPTRVMVSFATSHVYREFVARWNDRTLPLPASAVSVEISDPWGPLTFVSVNGVPVTFPETALMFLFMRFGLVVKHQFNTLSAGRLKGVRLGSHTLVMRLTSPIPSRVSYRGLSLRTFYQGQTRTCFRCGAEGHVVAGCDASHAEAPSVFLEDDFPCLSVRVDSPADPRSVQVPGVDPAAVPDVATYGPDMSAPPVSSEDLGAPVSDLRRSITAEVHPHPVALGDAVGVAPASSAGGCVLPGAGGTVVCLSPPTFSTLSPLAASSLPSTSPLLQLPSPSLVTSRVLESTLPPAVSLPSPTPVSVPGGGFLPRIVEAPVLRDRAAPALGPPADGSSGTPLAGG comes from the coding sequence ATGGACGCGGCTGGTACTAGCCGCATTCGGAGGATCGACACAGTGCGGCTGGACTTTTCTGCTAACGTGCACTGGCCCGTTGTAGAGGTTGCCCTCCTGCACgtcctccgtgttgacgtccTCGAGCTCCTGGGCCTCGAGAAGTTGTCGCCCACCCGTGTTATGGTGTCGTTCGCCACGTCACATGTTTACCGGGAGTTTGTGGCTCGTTGGAATGACCGCACGCTTCCTCTTCCagcttcggctgtgtctgtggagatctcggatccctgggggcccttgacgtttgtgagtgTTAACGGCGTGCCAGTGACCTTCCCCGAGACGGCCCTCATGTTCTTGTTTATGCGGTTTGGGTTGGTGGTGAAGCACCAGTTCAACACCTTGAGTGCGGGCCGGCTgaagggggtccggctgggttcacacacgcttgtcatgcggctcacGAGCCCTATACCGTCCAGGGTCTCGTATCGTGGGCTGTCTCTGAGGACCTTCTATCAGGGTCAAACCCgcacgtgtttccggtgtggtgcggaGGGCCACGTAGTGGCCGGTTGCGACGCTTCTCATGCTgaagccccttcagttttcctagaggatgattttccttgcttatctgtgcgtgtggactccccggcggatcctcgctctgtgcaggtgcctggtgtggATCCTGCGGCAGTTCCGGATGTCGCTACGTATGGACCTGATATGTCTGCCCCGCCGGTGAGCTCGGAGGACCTGGgggcgcctgtttcggaccttcGTCGTTCGATAACtgcggaggtgcatccgcatcCGGTGGCCTTGGGGGATGCTGTAGGGGTGGCGCCTGCATCTTCTGCTGGAGGCtgtgtgcttcccggggctggcGGGACGGTGGTATGTTTGTCTCCACCCACGTTCTCTACCTTGTCGCCTCTGGCAGCTTCCTCGTTGCCGAGTACCTCCCCTCTTCTGCAGCTTCCGTCGCCCTCCCTGGttacctcacgtgtgctggagtctacccttccgcctgctgtgtctcttccttctccgactccggtctccgttcctggtggtggctttttgccccgcATTGTTGAGGCTCCTGTTCTGCGTGAtcgtgctgccccggctttggggccgcctgccgatggttcttctgggacaccgcttgctggggggtga
- the LOC138370359 gene encoding uncharacterized protein encodes MYNNLLLHARGWLSTTRFYTLPTQPPSHTLLWQKTNVPSSIAVYCREAEFEQLIAALRETPQLDWQRRLMIFHVPHYLVEPRKLLAKELGSSPVIWGPNYTFTYLPNLDAELLRNKPGFRVCKLAKTGLQHLLERSLFNKTQPLESTWSLSQHLPSVGVFLDSSVTKDSPLDPQHLHYSGNEEIPVSWMSPTMYGSIGMLGTDDSYRNLGLGRLVIKVMGRLYASQGFIPNAHVSHDNPSSIATFSKIPGWENTHTAVWMAFEQTNGISEISQDKDPQLL; translated from the exons ATGTACAACAACCTGCTCCTACATGCTCGAGGGTGGCTGTCCACGACCAGGTTCTACACCTTGCCCACCCAACCACCCTCTCACACCCTCTTGTGGCAGAAGACG AACGTGCCCTCCAGTATTGCCGTCTACTGCCGGGAAGCAGAATTCGAACAACTGATAGCGGCGCTTAGGGAGACGCCTCAATTGGACTGGCAACGACGCCTGATGATCTTCCATGTTCCCCACTACCTGGTTGAGCCGCGGAAGTTGCTGGCCAAAGAGCTGGGGAGCTCCCCTGTTATTTGGGGTCCAAATTACACATTTACTTACCTTCCTAACTTGGATGCTGAACTCCTCAG GAACAAGCCAGGTTTCCGTGTTTGTAAACTTGCCAAAACTGGGCTCCAACACCTGCTGGAGAGGAGCCTCTTTAACAAGACCCAACCGCTGGAGTCCACGTGGAGCCTATCGCAGCATCTGCCATCTGTTGGAGTGTTCCTCGACTCGAGCGTGACTAAGGACTCTCCGCTCGACCCCCAGCACCTGCACTACTCCGGAAATGAGGAAATACCAGTCTCCTGGATGTCCCCGACCATGTATGGAAGCATCGGCATGTTGGGGACGGACGACAGCTACAGGAATCTGGGGCTCGGTAGACTGGTAATCAAGGTCATGGGGAGGCTATATGCTAGCCAGGGCTTCATTCCTAACGCCCACGTCAGCCACGACAACCCATCTTCTATAGCAACGTTTAGCAAGATACCAGGCTGGGAAAACACTCACACTGCCGTCTGGATGGCCTTCGAGCAGACAAATGGAATCAGTGAAATATCACAGGACAAAGATCCCCAATTACTATag